The genomic region ACGTTTGGTAAAGTCAACAGACGAAAAACCATTTACAATGCCTACTACCGGGACGCGAAAACCATTGTATGTGAAATATGGCGAGTTGTCATTTAAAATCGATAGTAAAGATTATAAACTAAATGTATACCGTAACCTGGAATTGGCCAAAATGGAAAAGTATAAAAAATACCTGTTCCTGCCTTTTACCGATCTTACCAGTGGTGTGGATAGTTATGGCGGTGGTCGTTATATCGATCTGGAAATTCCGGATGGCGATAGTATAACGATCGATTTTAACAAAGCCTACAATCCGTATTGTGCGTATAATGAAGGTTATTCCTGTCCGATACCGCCGCAGGCCAATGATTTGAAAGTAGAAATCCGTGCCGGTGTTAAAGCGTTTCATAAATAATGTTGTATAATCTGCATACGCATAAAGCGTCCGGTGATCCGGGTGTTTTGGAAATTGTAAATCAGTATCCAAACGAATTGGATCCATCCGTGGCGTTTTATTCCATTGGGATCCATCCGTGGTATGCGCAGGCAGATCGATTGGAGGATGACTTGCGTATCATTTCGGAAAAACTAAAAGAGGCCAATTGTTTGGCGCTAGGCGAATGCGGACTGGATAAGCGGATTGAAACGGATATCAACAAACAGCTTTCGGTTTTCGAACGCCAATTGGAATTGCTGGAACACAATCCAAAACCGGTCATTTTACATTGCGTGGCGGCCTATCAGGAAGTCATCGCTGTTAAAAAACAAATGAAAGTGGAAGTACCGATGATCATCCACGGTTTTTCTAAAAATTATCAGGTGGCCCGATCGCTTTTGGATAACGGGTTTTATCTTTCTTTTGGGAAATACCTGTTGCGAAATCCCGAACTGGAATCGGTGTTTAAAGCCGTGCCGGACGATCGTTTTTTTCTGGAAACGGATATGGTGGAGGAGACGATTTTTCAGGTGTATGAAAAAGCCGCTTCGATTAAAAGTGGCGCCATTGAGGCAATGGTGATGCAAAATTTTAAAAATGTATTTGATAACAATAAATAAAAAATAAATGGCTGAATGGACAGAGCGAGCAGAATTGCTGTTTAAAAAAGAAGGACTCGAAAAATTAAAAAATGCAAACGTATTGATTGTTGGAATGGGTGGTGTCGGATCGTTTGCGGCAGAATTTATTGCAAGAGCAGGTGTAGGGAAAATGACAATAGTGGACGGTGATACCGTGGATATTACCAACATCAACCGACAGTTACCCGCGTTACATTCGACCGTGGGACAACCTAAGGTGAAAATTGTAGGCGATCGTTTGATGGATATTAACCCGGAATTGGAGTTAACCCGTATCGAGGAATTCCTGTCGCCGGAACGAGCTTTTGAACTAATCACACCGGAGTTTGACTATGTATTGGATTGTATCGATAGTATTACACCTAAATTAAACCTGATTCTGGCTGCAAAACGTAAAAAAGTCAAGATTATCAGTAATATGGGAGCCGGAGGTAAATTGCTAGCGAGTAAGATTGTGGTAAAGGATATCAGTAAAACCGATGTTTGTCCGTTGGCAAAAACCATCCGCAAACGTTTAAAGAAAGAAGGTATTTCTACTGGCGTTAAGGCGGTGTTTTCTACAGAAAAACCGGATGAGAGCAGTTTGAAAATGACAGACGGACAGAATTTTAAAAAATCGTTTTTCGGAACAAATAGCTGGATGCCGGCATTGTTTGGTTTGCATGCCGCCGAAACCGTGGTTCGTTATTTATTAGCAAAAGAAAAATAATTGATCAACATATATAAATAAAAAAGTCCCTTTAGGGACTTTTTTATGTTTTATTCGATTGGTTTCGCTGTTGGTGGTGGTACCGGTTTGTCTGTAGAAGTTACTGGTACAATGGGAGCTACCGGTTTTGGCTTTGCCGTAATCGGGATAAAGATTTCGGTTACCCATTCAGACGGTTTGCGGCTTTGTAAAGGCCCTGTTTTATAAACTTCCAGATATTTCCCGTTCGGATCTTCCATCCATTTGTTTTTTACAATCTCAGCATAGGATTTATCCCAGGCTTCTTTACTATGGGAATAGTCGCCGGTAAGCGTTGTTTTTAAGGCTAAGTAAGGGATTAATTCACCAGCGGCAATATCACTTCCCTGTGCCGTAAATATTTCTTCTTTTACCGGAATACAAACCGAAAACTCGACTATGTTGGAAGTAGTGTCGTATTTGTTATAAATTGCAAAAGCACTTCCGCTTACCGATATATTATTGTCTTTCGTGAATTTGTTCAGATTCGTAAACATGGAACCCATTAATGCGGGTAATTCCGGAATTTTACAGGTAGCCGATTGTTTAATATAATAGGTACCGGCTTTTTTTACCAGTCCGTTGATCTTAATATTGTATAATTGTAATTCTTTTACCAGGATGTTATCGATATTTTCCAATCCTTTTTCGAACATCGGGCCTAACATTCTGTCGGAACCGCCACTAAGAATGGAAAAGGCTTTCATCATAAAATTCATGTTTCCTTTCATTCCCCAGGTTACTTTAGTACCGCCCTTTACCGGAGTAAAAACCCAATAAACATCAGAAGGAGTTTCGCTTTGATCAAAGTATATTTTTTGTTGAATGCTGTCGGTACCAATGGTTTTAATAGTTTCCATCTTACCGGTTCCATCTTTACCAGTCCAGGAAAAAGAAGCACCGGCTCCCTGTGTTTTGTCGCTATAATTGTTACGGATTGTAGGATCGTCCTCTTTCCAGGGACCCCAGTCGTCCCAATTTTTGTAGTCGTCTACATAATTGAACAAAGCCACGGGTGTTGCCTGAATCACTTTGCTTCGTTGTACATCGAATGAACCGGTTTGAGTAGCAATGTAAACCGTTAGTGCAACAGCAGCTAAGAGTAATAAAAGAAATATGTATTTAACTACGCGCATAGCATTAAAAAAAATTTCATTTAGTTGTCCAAAGTTATAACAATTATTCTTTCAAAAACAGTTTAATTATAAATAAAATTCCTATAAAAGCAAAAAAGGCCAGTAGTATCCAAAGGGATCCTTTGTAATGTAATTTATGGAGTGACAGGTCTTTTCGGTATACATAAATCATAGCGGTTACAAATACGATAATAAAGAATAAAGCAAAATAAAGTTGACCTGATGTAAACATGATTTTTAATTTTACGCAAAATTAGCGTTTTGCCCGGAGATTTTCTATTTTAGACCGTAAAATTAAAGAATATGAAAAAACAATTACAGGCTGTTCAGGAGTTCCATGAATCTTTCGGACTGGGAGTAAGTTCGTTTCCTAAAGCCGACTTGGGCGAACAGGTTAACCTATTGCGTTATAATCTGATGAAAGAAGAAAATGAGGAATATCTGGAAGCGGTGCAAAATAACGATCTGGTCGAAATTGCCGATGCTTTAGGGGATATGCTTTATATTTTATGTGGTACGATTCTGGAACATGGATTGCAACATAAAATAGAGGAAGTTTTTGATGAAATCCAACGGAGTAATATGAGTAAATTGGGCGAAGACGGAAAACCGATTTACCGGGAAGATGGAAAGGTTATGAAAGGCCCCAACTATTTTAAGCCGAATTTCGAAACCATATTAAAATAAAAAAATCCCGAAGTTTTTCTTCGGGATTTTTATATCGGTTATTTTGGAATTAGATCTTTACGGTCCATCCAAAAGTGTCTTCAATTTGCTTGTACTGAATTCCGGTTAACTGTTGTTTGATAAAAGTAGCAAACGAATTTTCCGGTTTCGGAA from Flavobacterium sp. WV_118_3 harbors:
- a CDS encoding DUF1684 domain-containing protein, which encodes MMKKIFYLLLGMTFPLTGFSQCDLESVTAFQKKINSEFANAEESPLKEKDRKSFKTLDFFPVDLKYCVTARLVKSTDEKPFTMPTTGTRKPLYVKYGELSFKIDSKDYKLNVYRNLELAKMEKYKKYLFLPFTDLTSGVDSYGGGRYIDLEIPDGDSITIDFNKAYNPYCAYNEGYSCPIPPQANDLKVEIRAGVKAFHK
- a CDS encoding TatD family hydrolase, which codes for MLYNLHTHKASGDPGVLEIVNQYPNELDPSVAFYSIGIHPWYAQADRLEDDLRIISEKLKEANCLALGECGLDKRIETDINKQLSVFERQLELLEHNPKPVILHCVAAYQEVIAVKKQMKVEVPMIIHGFSKNYQVARSLLDNGFYLSFGKYLLRNPELESVFKAVPDDRFFLETDMVEETIFQVYEKAASIKSGAIEAMVMQNFKNVFDNNK
- a CDS encoding tRNA threonylcarbamoyladenosine dehydratase; this encodes MAEWTERAELLFKKEGLEKLKNANVLIVGMGGVGSFAAEFIARAGVGKMTIVDGDTVDITNINRQLPALHSTVGQPKVKIVGDRLMDINPELELTRIEEFLSPERAFELITPEFDYVLDCIDSITPKLNLILAAKRKKVKIISNMGAGGKLLASKIVVKDISKTDVCPLAKTIRKRLKKEGISTGVKAVFSTEKPDESSLKMTDGQNFKKSFFGTNSWMPALFGLHAAETVVRYLLAKEK
- a CDS encoding GyrI-like domain-containing protein, with protein sequence MRVVKYIFLLLLLAAVALTVYIATQTGSFDVQRSKVIQATPVALFNYVDDYKNWDDWGPWKEDDPTIRNNYSDKTQGAGASFSWTGKDGTGKMETIKTIGTDSIQQKIYFDQSETPSDVYWVFTPVKGGTKVTWGMKGNMNFMMKAFSILSGGSDRMLGPMFEKGLENIDNILVKELQLYNIKINGLVKKAGTYYIKQSATCKIPELPALMGSMFTNLNKFTKDNNISVSGSAFAIYNKYDTTSNIVEFSVCIPVKEEIFTAQGSDIAAGELIPYLALKTTLTGDYSHSKEAWDKSYAEIVKNKWMEDPNGKYLEVYKTGPLQSRKPSEWVTEIFIPITAKPKPVAPIVPVTSTDKPVPPPTAKPIE
- a CDS encoding nucleoside triphosphate pyrophosphohydrolase family protein, encoding MKKQLQAVQEFHESFGLGVSSFPKADLGEQVNLLRYNLMKEENEEYLEAVQNNDLVEIADALGDMLYILCGTILEHGLQHKIEEVFDEIQRSNMSKLGEDGKPIYREDGKVMKGPNYFKPNFETILK